Proteins encoded together in one Lathyrus oleraceus cultivar Zhongwan6 chromosome 5, CAAS_Psat_ZW6_1.0, whole genome shotgun sequence window:
- the LOC127078371 gene encoding CBS domain-containing protein CBSCBSPB1 isoform X1: MASRRSSTSSRRASESGAARKSISSLRPIGVTGERTVKSLRLSRALTVPETTTIYEACRRMAARRVDALLLTDSNGLLCGILTAKDISTKVVAQEINPEDTHVSKVMTRNPVFVLSETLAVEALQKMVQGRFRHLPVVENGEVLALLDITKCLYDAIARMERAAEKGKAIAAAVEGVEKHWGSTNSDSNSSFIEALREQIFKPSLSTIFPENSKMVKVAPTDSVLNTTKKMVELHASCAVVTIDGKPQGIVTSKDILMRVIAQNLPPSSTPVEKVMTPNPECTVIDTPIVDALHIMHDGKFLHLPVVDRDGNVVAVVDVIHVTHAAVATVSQAGNNEAGTSLMHRFWDSAMALSPNDDDDETRSENSFKIGSDGGETGRSVPYSSASMPYTFSFKVQDKKGRMHRFTCDTRSMTEVISSILLRLGTDIDPNNLPQILYEDEDQDKVVLASDSDLAAAVDHARTTGLKGLKLYLDYEGTDSKREGSRSRSLDHAYSDAWASAYSGAAAGAALVAGLGLLTYLKRA; encoded by the exons TGGGGTAACAGGGGAGCGGACAGTGAAATCACTGCGGCTTTCAAGGGCCTTGACAGTACCCGAAACAACAACTATATATGAAGCTTGTCGTCGAATGGCTGCCCGTAGGGTGGATGCTCTATTACTAACCGACTCTAATGGTTTGCTTTGTGGAATCCTCACAGCCAAG GATATATCCACAAAAGTTGTTGCCCAAGAGATTAATCCTGAAGATACACATGTTTCCAAGGTCATGACAAGGAATCCGGTATTTGTCCTTTCTGAAACTCTTGCTGTGGAAGCTCTCCAAAAGATGGTGCAAG GGAGATTTAGGCATCTACCTGTGGTGGAGAATGGAGAAGTTTTGGCTTTACTCGATATCACAAAGTGTTTGTATGATGCCATAGCACGAATGGAAAGGGCTGCTGAGAAAGGAAAAGCAATTGCAGCAGCTGTTGAAGGAGTTGAAAAACATTGGGGATCAACTAATTCTG ACTCTAATTCATCATTCATTGAGGCTCTTCGGGAACAGATATTCAAACCATCATTGTCCACAATCTTTCCTGAGAATTCAAA GATGGTAAAAGTTGCACCAACAGACTCAGTGTTGAATACAACAAAGAAGATGGTTGAGCTTCATGCAAGTTGTGCTGTTGTGACTATTGATGGCAAACCCCAAGGCATCGTTAC TTCAAAGGATATCTTGATGCGGGTAATTGCACAAAATCTTCCACCATCATCGACTCCTGTTGAGAAG GTTATGACTCCAAATCCAGAATGCACAGTAATTGATACACCAATTGTTGATGCACTTCATATTATGCATGATGGAAAATTTTTACATCTTCCAGTGGTTGATAGAG ATGGAAATGTAGTTGCTGTGGTTGATGTGATTCATGTGACTCATGCTGCTGTGGCTACAGTTAGTCAG GCTGGAAACAACGAAGCTGGCACCTCCCTGATGCACAGATTTTGGGATTCAGCAATGGCCTTGTCTCCAAATGACGATGACGACGAAACACGGAG TGAGAACTCCTTCAAAATAGGTTCTGATGGAGGAGAGACAGGGAGATCGGTTCCTTATTCTTCTGCAAGCATGCCCTATACATTTTCCTTCAAAGTACAAGATAAGAAGGGCAGAATGCATAGATTCACATGTG ATACCCGGAGCATGACGGAGGTTATAAGTTCAATCCTTCTGAGACTTGGTACTGATATTGACCCTAACAATCTGCCTCAAATTCTG TATGAAGATGAAGATCAAGATAAAGTTGTGTTGGCTTCAGACAGTGATCTTGCCGCAGCTGTGGACCATGCAAGAACAACTGGTTTGAAG GGATTGAAATTGTATTTAGACTACGAAGGAACAGATAGTAAAAGGGAAGGTTCACGTTCAAGAAGTTTAGACCATGCATATTCAGATGCATGGGCCTCAGCGTATAGTGGTGCTGCTGCTGGAGCTGCTCTTGTTGCTGGTTTAGGTCTACTAACATACTTGAAGCGGGCATGA
- the LOC127078371 gene encoding CBS domain-containing protein CBSCBSPB1 isoform X2 translates to MAARRVDALLLTDSNGLLCGILTAKDISTKVVAQEINPEDTHVSKVMTRNPVFVLSETLAVEALQKMVQGRFRHLPVVENGEVLALLDITKCLYDAIARMERAAEKGKAIAAAVEGVEKHWGSTNSDSNSSFIEALREQIFKPSLSTIFPENSKMVKVAPTDSVLNTTKKMVELHASCAVVTIDGKPQGIVTSKDILMRVIAQNLPPSSTPVEKVMTPNPECTVIDTPIVDALHIMHDGKFLHLPVVDRDGNVVAVVDVIHVTHAAVATVSQAGNNEAGTSLMHRFWDSAMALSPNDDDDETRSENSFKIGSDGGETGRSVPYSSASMPYTFSFKVQDKKGRMHRFTCDTRSMTEVISSILLRLGTDIDPNNLPQILYEDEDQDKVVLASDSDLAAAVDHARTTGLKGLKLYLDYEGTDSKREGSRSRSLDHAYSDAWASAYSGAAAGAALVAGLGLLTYLKRA, encoded by the exons ATGGCTGCCCGTAGGGTGGATGCTCTATTACTAACCGACTCTAATGGTTTGCTTTGTGGAATCCTCACAGCCAAG GATATATCCACAAAAGTTGTTGCCCAAGAGATTAATCCTGAAGATACACATGTTTCCAAGGTCATGACAAGGAATCCGGTATTTGTCCTTTCTGAAACTCTTGCTGTGGAAGCTCTCCAAAAGATGGTGCAAG GGAGATTTAGGCATCTACCTGTGGTGGAGAATGGAGAAGTTTTGGCTTTACTCGATATCACAAAGTGTTTGTATGATGCCATAGCACGAATGGAAAGGGCTGCTGAGAAAGGAAAAGCAATTGCAGCAGCTGTTGAAGGAGTTGAAAAACATTGGGGATCAACTAATTCTG ACTCTAATTCATCATTCATTGAGGCTCTTCGGGAACAGATATTCAAACCATCATTGTCCACAATCTTTCCTGAGAATTCAAA GATGGTAAAAGTTGCACCAACAGACTCAGTGTTGAATACAACAAAGAAGATGGTTGAGCTTCATGCAAGTTGTGCTGTTGTGACTATTGATGGCAAACCCCAAGGCATCGTTAC TTCAAAGGATATCTTGATGCGGGTAATTGCACAAAATCTTCCACCATCATCGACTCCTGTTGAGAAG GTTATGACTCCAAATCCAGAATGCACAGTAATTGATACACCAATTGTTGATGCACTTCATATTATGCATGATGGAAAATTTTTACATCTTCCAGTGGTTGATAGAG ATGGAAATGTAGTTGCTGTGGTTGATGTGATTCATGTGACTCATGCTGCTGTGGCTACAGTTAGTCAG GCTGGAAACAACGAAGCTGGCACCTCCCTGATGCACAGATTTTGGGATTCAGCAATGGCCTTGTCTCCAAATGACGATGACGACGAAACACGGAG TGAGAACTCCTTCAAAATAGGTTCTGATGGAGGAGAGACAGGGAGATCGGTTCCTTATTCTTCTGCAAGCATGCCCTATACATTTTCCTTCAAAGTACAAGATAAGAAGGGCAGAATGCATAGATTCACATGTG ATACCCGGAGCATGACGGAGGTTATAAGTTCAATCCTTCTGAGACTTGGTACTGATATTGACCCTAACAATCTGCCTCAAATTCTG TATGAAGATGAAGATCAAGATAAAGTTGTGTTGGCTTCAGACAGTGATCTTGCCGCAGCTGTGGACCATGCAAGAACAACTGGTTTGAAG GGATTGAAATTGTATTTAGACTACGAAGGAACAGATAGTAAAAGGGAAGGTTCACGTTCAAGAAGTTTAGACCATGCATATTCAGATGCATGGGCCTCAGCGTATAGTGGTGCTGCTGCTGGAGCTGCTCTTGTTGCTGGTTTAGGTCTACTAACATACTTGAAGCGGGCATGA